The Gymnodinialimonas sp. 57CJ19 genome includes a window with the following:
- a CDS encoding adenine deaminase C-terminal domain-containing protein, which translates to MTAQNHPTDALINAADEVKIRQRLVRVALGHEPADTRLRVGKLLDVHSRMWLTDQEIILSGRRIAYVGPAGSYPGEVAHDVHEPDLMAVPGFGEVHKHIESSHVTPEWEAALVLPHGNTWTCEASHEFSNVNGPRNLEFWFKARLGGSPQKIFPLPGSAVPPTAYEWGGGHFGYDEQLGFMADNMMVAGLDEVMDWPAVWNPENPSYDRLWGMIEATFEKRGVVEGHAAGIRDMATINAFAAAGLASDHEAWTTEEVLDKLRRGLFMELRPHSLTEMISGLIDAGLSDWSQFALTTDDRSCSDTLKMGATDYNVRLAIEAGLAPEIAIQMVTINPARHMRLTPWVGSIAPGRFGDIVLLDDLQSLSIAKVWADAELVADGGVYVKPVPKIDWPQWATQTVNITRAMTADDFAIKAEPGRETMTAALLRPFHWDDNFIEMELPVEAGLVQRDTACNVTKFAIVDRFSGEGKTAAMFWLGTGPSTPDTALACSMGHDKHNIWAVGSSDAAMAQAVNALRETQGGWALVREGELVATVRYEVGGLMTCRAPQELDAEMQNLYAEGEKIDWMFEPTFSPRWFPGFPERLAFATLTCAPWRWVLVAPSELAPQGFVNVATGETHRIVW; encoded by the coding sequence ATGACGGCACAGAATCATCCCACCGACGCGCTGATCAACGCCGCTGACGAGGTGAAAATCCGCCAACGCCTTGTGCGCGTGGCCCTTGGTCATGAGCCTGCCGATACGCGGCTTCGGGTGGGCAAACTGCTCGACGTGCATTCGCGCATGTGGCTGACGGATCAAGAAATCATCCTGTCGGGGCGTCGCATCGCCTATGTCGGCCCCGCTGGCAGCTACCCCGGCGAAGTCGCCCATGACGTGCATGAACCGGACCTGATGGCCGTTCCCGGCTTTGGCGAAGTGCACAAACATATCGAATCCTCCCACGTCACCCCGGAATGGGAGGCCGCGCTGGTTCTGCCGCACGGCAACACCTGGACCTGTGAAGCGAGCCACGAATTTTCCAACGTGAACGGCCCGCGCAACCTTGAATTCTGGTTCAAGGCGCGGCTGGGAGGCAGCCCGCAAAAGATCTTCCCCCTTCCCGGCTCTGCCGTGCCACCGACCGCCTATGAATGGGGCGGCGGGCATTTCGGCTACGATGAACAACTGGGATTCATGGCCGACAATATGATGGTTGCAGGGCTGGACGAGGTGATGGATTGGCCCGCCGTCTGGAACCCGGAAAACCCCTCATACGACCGCCTTTGGGGCATGATCGAGGCCACGTTCGAGAAGCGCGGGGTGGTTGAAGGCCACGCGGCGGGTATCCGCGACATGGCGACGATCAACGCCTTTGCTGCGGCGGGGCTGGCCTCGGATCACGAGGCTTGGACGACCGAGGAAGTCTTGGACAAACTGCGGCGCGGCCTGTTCATGGAATTGCGCCCCCATTCCCTGACCGAGATGATTTCGGGATTGATCGACGCGGGCCTTTCGGACTGGAGCCAGTTTGCCCTGACCACCGATGACCGCTCCTGTTCGGACACGCTGAAGATGGGAGCAACGGATTACAACGTGCGCCTTGCGATCGAAGCAGGCCTCGCGCCGGAAATCGCGATCCAGATGGTCACGATCAACCCCGCCCGCCACATGCGCCTGACCCCTTGGGTTGGGTCCATCGCGCCCGGGCGTTTTGGCGATATCGTGTTGTTGGACGATCTGCAAAGCCTGTCCATCGCCAAGGTTTGGGCGGATGCAGAGCTGGTCGCTGACGGCGGCGTCTACGTAAAGCCCGTGCCCAAGATCGACTGGCCCCAATGGGCAACGCAGACAGTTAACATCACCCGCGCCATGACTGCGGATGACTTTGCGATCAAGGCAGAGCCGGGGCGCGAAACCATGACCGCCGCCCTCCTGCGCCCGTTCCATTGGGACGACAATTTTATCGAGATGGAACTGCCCGTAGAGGCCGGTCTTGTGCAGCGCGATACCGCCTGCAATGTCACCAAATTCGCCATCGTCGACCGCTTCTCGGGCGAAGGCAAAACCGCTGCCATGTTCTGGCTCGGCACGGGGCCAAGCACGCCAGACACGGCGTTGGCCTGTTCGATGGGCCACGACAAACACAACATCTGGGCGGTCGGATCATCGGACGCGGCGATGGCGCAGGCGGTGAATGCCCTGCGCGAAACCCAAGGCGGGTGGGCGCTGGTCCGAGAGGGCGAATTGGTCGCCACCGTGCGCTACGAGGTCGGCGGGTTGATGACCTGTCGCGCGCCCCAGGAACTCGATGCCGAGATGCAGAACCTCTACGCCGAGGGGGAGAAAATCGACTGGATGTTCGAGCCGACATTCAGCCCCAGATGGTTCCCGGGCTTCCCCGAACGTCTGGCTTTCGCCACCCTGACCTGCGCCCCTTGGCGGTGGGTGTTGGTGGCCCCGTCCGAGCTTGCACCGCAGGGATTCGTCAATGTCGCAACGGGAGAGACCCATCGGATCGTCTGGTAG
- a CDS encoding ABC transporter substrate-binding protein, giving the protein MKKLSTSRIAAASVAAMLAASPALAQDRTFTISWWGFNGDALQEIIVDPFQEMCDCEVIFETGNNSDRLSRLQLRGGEGVDVIYLTDRFSQLGIELGLFQPIDRAQVPNIDELYDLAQTPQGEYGPAYSIGRVGIVYNADEVEAPITSWNDLWREDLAGSVSLPGITTTAGPMVVLRAGERAGVNAYEDPDAAFAEVSELQPNILTNYNTGSEMINLFSTGEITVSMAQDFALGRLQAAVPSVVWADLDDGAIATLNTINIPTGSENVELAHQFLNFVLSAEIQQTLAERGVDAPVNNGVDLTEEQAAPWTYGDEMISSLNQIDYVPLNANLTSWIDRWNEIFGM; this is encoded by the coding sequence ATGAAAAAACTATCCACCTCGCGCATCGCGGCAGCCTCTGTCGCCGCCATGCTGGCTGCATCGCCTGCACTGGCCCAAGACCGCACGTTCACCATTTCCTGGTGGGGCTTCAACGGCGATGCGCTGCAAGAGATCATCGTCGATCCGTTCCAGGAGATGTGCGACTGCGAAGTCATCTTCGAGACCGGCAACAACTCGGACCGGTTGAGCCGCCTTCAGCTGCGCGGCGGTGAAGGGGTGGACGTGATCTACCTGACCGACCGCTTCTCGCAACTGGGTATCGAACTGGGCCTTTTCCAGCCGATCGACCGCGCGCAAGTACCTAATATTGATGAACTTTACGACCTCGCGCAGACGCCGCAGGGCGAATATGGCCCGGCCTATTCCATCGGTCGCGTCGGCATCGTTTACAACGCCGACGAAGTTGAAGCGCCGATCACCTCGTGGAATGACCTGTGGCGCGAAGATCTGGCGGGCTCGGTTTCCTTGCCCGGCATCACCACCACTGCGGGCCCCATGGTCGTGCTGCGCGCGGGCGAACGGGCGGGTGTGAACGCTTACGAAGACCCTGACGCGGCATTCGCCGAAGTATCCGAGCTTCAGCCAAACATCCTGACCAACTACAACACCGGCTCCGAGATGATTAACCTCTTCTCCACCGGCGAAATCACCGTCTCCATGGCGCAGGACTTCGCACTGGGTCGCCTCCAGGCGGCTGTGCCATCGGTCGTTTGGGCCGATCTGGACGATGGCGCGATTGCCACGCTCAACACCATCAACATCCCCACCGGGTCCGAAAACGTGGAACTGGCGCACCAGTTCCTGAACTTCGTTCTCTCCGCTGAAATCCAGCAAACACTGGCCGAACGCGGCGTTGATGCGCCCGTGAACAACGGTGTGGACCTGACCGAGGAGCAAGCCGCCCCTTGGACCTACGGCGATGAGATGATTTCGAGCCTGAACCAGATTGACTACGTGCCGCTGAACGCGAACCTGACGTCGTGGATCGACCGCTGGAACGAAATCTTCGGCATGTAA
- a CDS encoding ABC transporter permease: MNKITGWILSSPATLAVSLFLIIPVAATISFTFTAPGGTFAPYVDFFASGFQRTVLWRTFEIAALTTVISLIFGLLTAFVVSRSPPWMKSVLIVLAVFPLLTGVVVRSFAWLIILGRNGVLNNSLEWLGIIERPLALLYSQTAVVLALIYIFIPLMILVLIGVLENIPDDLLQASASLGASPTKTFIQVILPLATPGLIVGAVLVFTASFTSYATPHLLGGTRQMMMGTFLHQRAMTSFDWVSASTVAAIMVVVIVTTVLVMTRIAKRLNPMAS, translated from the coding sequence ATGAACAAAATTACTGGCTGGATCTTATCGTCTCCGGCGACCCTTGCGGTGTCGCTGTTTCTGATCATTCCGGTGGCGGCTACGATCTCTTTCACCTTCACCGCGCCGGGGGGCACCTTCGCCCCCTACGTGGATTTCTTCGCCTCTGGCTTCCAGCGCACAGTCTTGTGGCGCACGTTCGAGATCGCCGCCTTAACCACCGTGATTTCCCTGATCTTCGGCCTGCTAACTGCCTTCGTGGTGTCGCGCAGCCCGCCGTGGATGAAGTCCGTTCTGATCGTGCTGGCGGTATTCCCATTGCTCACCGGCGTCGTGGTACGCTCATTCGCCTGGCTGATCATTTTGGGGCGCAACGGCGTTTTAAATAACAGCTTGGAATGGTTGGGAATAATCGAACGCCCCTTGGCGCTTCTTTATAGCCAAACGGCAGTTGTGCTGGCGTTGATCTATATCTTTATCCCCCTAATGATCCTTGTGCTGATCGGCGTGTTGGAAAACATCCCCGATGACCTGTTGCAGGCCAGCGCGTCCCTTGGGGCGTCACCCACGAAGACCTTCATTCAGGTGATCCTGCCCTTGGCCACACCGGGCCTGATCGTGGGGGCGGTGCTGGTTTTCACCGCCAGTTTCACCTCTTACGCGACCCCGCATCTTCTGGGGGGGACACGTCAGATGATGATGGGCACCTTCCTGCATCAACGCGCGATGACGTCCTTTGACTGGGTCAGCGCCTCGACCGTGGCGGCGATCATGGTGGTAGTGATTGTTACCACGGTTCTCGTCATGACGCGCATCGCCAAGCGCCTTAACCCGATGGCTTCCTGA
- a CDS encoding ABC transporter permease yields the protein MTNRIHPLLIVMTILVYIFLLGPLIIIFGASVSDTTFLAFPPQGLTLHWFENIWEISAFRRTIVTSLQVAFLGTFFALLIGIPAAYALNRHRIYLPGWLSTLFVLPILVPEIVIGFSLLRSVNVGLGAPVFVSLLIGHTLLVLPYVVRVISASLASFDFSIEEAAISLGSLPVKSFFTIVLPNIRAGVIAAFILAFITSINDVSVSLFLTGPGISTLPIQILAHVEQFFDPTVASVSVLLMGLTIIVMVIVERTLGLTIVAK from the coding sequence ATGACAAACCGCATCCACCCATTGCTGATCGTGATGACCATTCTGGTCTACATCTTCTTGCTTGGCCCGCTGATCATCATCTTCGGGGCCTCGGTCTCGGACACCACGTTCCTGGCCTTCCCGCCCCAAGGGCTGACGCTGCATTGGTTCGAGAACATCTGGGAAATCTCGGCCTTCCGCCGGACCATCGTGACCTCTTTGCAGGTGGCGTTCCTCGGCACGTTCTTTGCGCTGCTAATCGGCATTCCCGCCGCTTACGCCCTGAACCGCCACCGCATCTACCTTCCCGGTTGGCTCTCGACCCTGTTCGTGCTGCCCATTCTGGTGCCGGAAATCGTCATTGGTTTCTCGCTGCTGCGCTCGGTCAACGTCGGGCTTGGCGCGCCGGTCTTCGTGTCGCTTCTGATCGGCCACACGCTGCTGGTGTTGCCCTATGTGGTGCGGGTGATCTCCGCCTCGCTCGCGTCGTTCGACTTCTCGATTGAAGAAGCCGCGATTTCCCTTGGCAGCCTTCCGGTGAAATCCTTCTTCACCATCGTGTTGCCCAATATCCGGGCCGGCGTGATTGCGGCGTTCATCCTGGCGTTCATCACCTCCATCAACGACGTGTCGGTGTCCCTGTTCCTGACCGGGCCGGGCATCTCCACGCTTCCGATCCAAATTCTCGCCCATGTCGAGCAATTCTTCGACCCGACTGTCGCGTCGGTGTCCGTGTTGCTTATGGGGCTGACCATCATTGTCATGGTTATCGTCGAGCGGACGCTCGGCCTGACCATCGTGGCGAAATAA
- a CDS encoding ABC transporter ATP-binding protein, which translates to MTLPLSIDNITAHYGKTKVLEDLSLNVGDGELVSLLGASGCGKTTTLRLVAGFMQPTSGAIRLGDKDLTKLPAHGRDIGLVFQSYALFPHLSVMQNVAFGLKQRKLPSAEQRTRAMQMLDRVGLSHLADRLPGELSGGQKQRVALARALVIEPPLLMFDEPLSNLDAKLRVDMRVEIRELQRANGTTALYVTHDQEEAFSISDRVAIMNQGRIMQLDTPETLYQRPANSFVARFVGFENLIDLKVQSRDGDMITAVANDGTTLSLSQDRLGAIPDAFILATRPDGLTVTKAEGAEGLPATLGLRTYLGRAYQYQCAFAGTQLLANGSLATPFEPGTGAVLVPNPDQCAILQPE; encoded by the coding sequence ATGACACTGCCCCTATCCATCGACAATATCACCGCCCACTACGGCAAGACCAAGGTGCTGGAGGATCTGTCGCTGAACGTCGGTGACGGCGAACTCGTCTCGCTTCTGGGCGCGTCGGGCTGTGGCAAGACCACGACCCTGCGCCTTGTGGCGGGGTTCATGCAGCCCACCAGTGGCGCGATCCGTTTGGGTGACAAGGACCTGACAAAACTGCCCGCCCACGGGCGCGACATTGGCCTTGTGTTCCAAAGCTACGCTTTGTTCCCGCACCTCAGCGTGATGCAGAACGTGGCCTTCGGCCTGAAGCAGCGCAAATTGCCTTCGGCCGAGCAACGCACCCGCGCCATGCAAATGCTGGATCGAGTGGGCCTGTCGCACCTGGCGGACCGCCTGCCGGGAGAGCTTTCGGGCGGCCAAAAGCAGCGCGTGGCGCTGGCCCGCGCCTTGGTGATCGAGCCGCCGCTTCTGATGTTTGATGAGCCTCTGTCAAACCTCGACGCCAAGCTGCGCGTTGATATGCGCGTGGAAATCCGAGAGCTGCAGCGCGCCAACGGCACCACGGCACTCTATGTGACCCACGATCAAGAAGAGGCGTTCTCGATCTCGGACCGGGTGGCGATCATGAACCAGGGCCGGATCATGCAGTTGGACACGCCCGAAACCCTCTACCAACGGCCGGCCAACAGCTTCGTGGCGCGTTTCGTGGGGTTCGAGAACCTGATTGACCTGAAGGTGCAATCGCGCGACGGCGACATGATCACTGCCGTGGCCAATGACGGCACGACGCTATCCCTGTCGCAAGACCGCTTGGGCGCCATCCCCGATGCTTTCATCCTTGCCACGCGCCCGGACGGATTGACCGTGACCAAGGCGGAAGGGGCCGAAGGGCTGCCCGCCACCTTGGGTCTGCGCACCTATCTGGGCCGCGCCTATCAGTATCAGTGCGCCTTTGCGGGTACGCAGTTGCTGGCCAACGGTTCACTCGCGACGCCGTTCGAGCCCGGCACGGGCGCCGTTTTGGTCCCCAACCCGGACCAATGCGCCATCTTGCAGCCGGAATGA
- a CDS encoding amidohydrolase — MKTLLTNAWIIAVDVAMTEHNRGWLLIEDGKIAALGGGTPPDAPGAEVRDMGGDIVMPGMVNPHCHMAMSLFRGLGEDVDDRLFRYMLPLERKFVSAQMVRAGSALSALEMIMGGVTCVADMYYHETEVADVIAASGMRGVVGQTLADFDPPDHRDFDEGFALCDALADHCADMPLVTASIAPHAPYSTGMAVLERVVEWHEAHPEARIQIHLAETEPEAAWALDTYGKSTTAVCEQAGLLKPGTVAAHCLLVDDADIATLARTGTRVAHNARSNGKAGRGMARVNDMRRAGIPVGIATDGPMSGNTLDLFSQFGVVSIFAKVLGGSRKPLPTRDVVRMATLEGAQVLGLDDVTGSLEVGKQADLIRVDLSAPRMQPIYDPYSVLVFATKPDDVRDVMVAGNWLMRDRLVETLEPAAVLADANQVAGQFRSEIAAIDAARAVKD, encoded by the coding sequence ATGAAAACGCTTCTGACAAATGCATGGATCATCGCGGTGGACGTCGCGATGACCGAACACAACCGTGGCTGGCTCCTGATCGAGGACGGCAAGATCGCGGCTCTGGGTGGTGGCACCCCGCCCGACGCGCCGGGGGCTGAGGTCCGCGATATGGGCGGCGATATCGTCATGCCCGGCATGGTGAACCCCCACTGCCATATGGCCATGTCCCTGTTCCGCGGCCTTGGCGAAGACGTGGACGACCGCCTTTTTCGTTACATGCTGCCGCTGGAACGCAAGTTCGTGTCGGCTCAGATGGTCCGTGCGGGCTCTGCCCTTTCGGCGCTGGAGATGATCATGGGCGGCGTCACTTGCGTCGCCGATATGTACTATCACGAAACCGAGGTGGCCGATGTCATCGCCGCCTCGGGTATGCGCGGCGTGGTCGGGCAAACGCTGGCCGATTTCGATCCCCCCGATCACCGCGATTTTGACGAAGGCTTTGCCCTGTGTGACGCACTGGCAGATCACTGCGCAGACATGCCCCTTGTGACCGCCTCTATCGCGCCCCACGCGCCCTATTCAACGGGGATGGCCGTGCTGGAACGGGTCGTGGAATGGCACGAGGCCCACCCCGAGGCGCGCATCCAGATCCATCTGGCCGAGACCGAGCCAGAGGCCGCCTGGGCCCTGGACACCTACGGCAAAAGCACCACCGCCGTTTGCGAGCAAGCGGGCCTGCTGAAGCCCGGCACCGTGGCTGCCCATTGCCTTCTGGTGGATGACGCAGACATCGCGACGCTGGCGCGTACCGGCACCCGGGTGGCCCACAACGCGCGGTCCAACGGCAAGGCGGGGCGCGGCATGGCGCGGGTCAATGATATGCGCCGTGCGGGCATTCCCGTGGGCATCGCCACCGATGGCCCGATGAGCGGTAACACCTTGGATTTGTTCTCTCAATTCGGCGTAGTGTCGATCTTTGCCAAGGTTCTTGGCGGCTCTCGCAAGCCATTGCCCACCCGCGACGTGGTCCGCATGGCGACTCTGGAGGGCGCGCAGGTTCTGGGCCTTGATGATGTCACCGGCTCGCTGGAAGTCGGCAAGCAAGCCGACCTGATCCGCGTGGACCTGTCTGCACCACGGATGCAGCCGATCTACGATCCCTATTCCGTCCTCGTCTTCGCCACCAAGCCCGATGATGTGCGCGACGTGATGGTCGCGGGCAACTGGCTGATGCGCGACCGCCTTGTCGAAACACTGGAACCTGCCGCCGTGCTGGCCGACGCCAACCAAGTCGCGGGCCAGTTCCGGTCCGAAATCGCCGCCATTGATGCGGCCCGAGCCGTGAAGGACTGA
- a CDS encoding M20/M25/M40 family metallo-hydrolase, whose protein sequence is MKDLQAVLDHADAHMDDSLERLFELIRIPSVSTVAAHADDCKAAATWLSDQLNELGFDASVRATEGHPMVVGHNEGADGPHVLFYGHYDVQPVDPLDLWNTDPFEPTLVPAPDGDTHITGRGATDDKGQLLTFVEACRAWKAVTGRLPIKVSMLFEGEEESGSKSLGPFLEATKEELRADVMMVCDTDMWDRETPAITTMLRGMVGEEFTITTADRDLHSGMFGNAARNALQVTSDALSSLRKADGGVAIEGFYDGVQDLAPEIRAQWQSLPFDQAGFLGDVGLSIPAGESAYSIMEQVWARPSCEIHGVIGGYTDPGFKTVIPAQATAKVSFRLVAGQDPFRIRDAFRDHIRAHVPADCSVEFTSHGASPALSLPLDSPYLAATRDALGQEWNTEAALAGAGGSIPIVGEFKRQLGMDTLLVGFARFDNRIHSPYEKYDLSSFKGGIRSFIRILAALSEVESA, encoded by the coding sequence ATGAAAGATCTGCAAGCCGTTCTTGACCACGCCGATGCCCATATGGACGACAGCCTGGAGCGTCTGTTTGAGCTGATCCGCATCCCCTCGGTCTCGACCGTTGCGGCCCATGCCGATGACTGCAAAGCGGCGGCGACGTGGTTGTCAGACCAGCTGAACGAATTGGGATTTGACGCCTCGGTGCGGGCCACCGAAGGGCACCCGATGGTGGTGGGACACAACGAAGGTGCCGATGGCCCCCATGTCCTGTTTTACGGCCACTACGACGTGCAACCGGTGGACCCGCTGGATTTGTGGAACACGGACCCCTTTGAACCCACCCTTGTGCCCGCCCCCGATGGCGACACCCATATCACCGGGCGCGGCGCGACGGACGACAAGGGCCAACTTCTGACCTTCGTGGAGGCCTGTCGCGCTTGGAAAGCCGTCACGGGCCGCCTGCCGATCAAGGTCTCTATGTTGTTCGAGGGCGAAGAGGAATCCGGTTCCAAAAGCCTCGGCCCCTTCCTTGAAGCCACGAAAGAAGAGCTTCGCGCCGATGTGATGATGGTCTGCGACACCGATATGTGGGACCGCGAAACCCCCGCGATCACCACCATGTTGCGTGGCATGGTGGGCGAAGAGTTCACCATCACAACCGCCGACCGTGACCTGCATTCCGGCATGTTTGGCAACGCCGCACGCAATGCGCTGCAAGTGACCTCGGACGCGCTGTCGAGCCTGCGCAAGGCTGATGGCGGCGTGGCGATTGAGGGGTTTTATGACGGCGTGCAAGACCTCGCCCCTGAAATCCGCGCCCAATGGCAAAGCCTGCCGTTCGATCAAGCGGGCTTCCTTGGGGATGTGGGCCTCAGCATCCCGGCGGGTGAAAGCGCCTATTCGATCATGGAGCAGGTCTGGGCCCGCCCCAGCTGTGAAATTCACGGGGTGATCGGCGGCTATACCGACCCCGGCTTCAAGACGGTGATCCCGGCGCAGGCGACGGCAAAAGTGTCGTTCCGTCTGGTGGCAGGCCAAGATCCCTTCCGCATCCGCGATGCCTTCCGCGACCATATCCGCGCCCATGTGCCCGCCGATTGCTCGGTCGAATTCACCTCGCATGGGGCCAGCCCGGCACTGTCCCTGCCGCTCGATAGCCCCTATCTGGCCGCCACCCGCGACGCCTTGGGGCAGGAGTGGAACACCGAAGCGGCCTTGGCGGGCGCCGGCGGCTCGATCCCGATTGTGGGGGAGTTCAAACGCCAATTGGGCATGGACACGCTGCTGGTGGGCTTCGCGCGTTTCGATAACCGCATTCACAGCCCGTACGAGAAGTACGACCTGTCGAGCTTCAAAGGCGGCATCCGGTCCTTCATCCGCATCCTCGCGGCACTATCCGAAGTTGAATCCGCATGA
- a CDS encoding nucleoside hydrolase, whose amino-acid sequence MTPALPVLIDTDPGLDDAVGILFALACGRFSVTAMTAVAGNIGIGTTTRNIGRLLAAMGRDDVPYAAGAVGPLQGDGLDEVAIHGNDGMGGVDLPAPLTLPDARGATARLAEVLAAAPAGALTLLALGPLTNLVHLAHDAPQAYVRIGRIIAMGGTIHEPGNAGPYAEFNIASDPLAAQMVFDGPVPTTLIPLDVTRKLRATPDDLDRLAALGTDAARLSADLIRAYFHGNADRASRPLHDPCVMLMALHPQLFGVEQMRLCVDTAEHPGRLSQMQNGAMVDVAMTIDAPAALEALWRGLGTV is encoded by the coding sequence ATGACCCCTGCCCTGCCCGTCTTGATTGATACCGACCCCGGCCTCGATGACGCGGTGGGTATCCTGTTTGCGCTGGCCTGCGGCCGGTTTTCCGTCACCGCCATGACCGCTGTGGCGGGCAATATCGGGATCGGGACGACGACCCGCAACATCGGACGGCTCTTGGCGGCGATGGGCCGCGATGATGTCCCCTACGCGGCGGGGGCGGTTGGCCCCTTGCAGGGCGACGGCCTTGATGAGGTCGCGATCCACGGGAATGACGGCATGGGGGGCGTGGACCTGCCCGCGCCGCTGACCTTGCCCGACGCCCGCGGTGCCACGGCGCGTCTCGCCGAGGTGTTGGCGGCAGCACCTGCGGGGGCACTCACCCTTCTGGCGCTCGGCCCGTTAACCAATCTGGTGCATTTGGCCCACGACGCGCCGCAGGCCTACGTCCGCATTGGGCGCATCATCGCCATGGGCGGCACGATCCACGAACCGGGCAACGCCGGACCCTATGCCGAGTTCAACATCGCCAGTGATCCCTTGGCCGCACAGATGGTGTTCGATGGCCCCGTGCCCACCACCCTGATCCCGCTGGATGTGACGCGAAAGCTGCGGGCGACGCCCGATGACCTCGACCGTTTGGCCGCCCTTGGCACCGATGCGGCGCGGCTGTCCGCTGACCTGATCCGCGCCTATTTTCATGGCAACGCCGATCGCGCTTCGCGCCCCTTGCACGACCCTTGCGTGATGCTGATGGCCCTGCATCCCCAGCTGTTCGGTGTGGAGCAGATGCGCCTTTGCGTAGATACGGCCGAGCATCCCGGCCGTTTGTCGCAAATGCAAAACGGTGCGATGGTGGACGTGGCCATGACCATCGACGCGCCCGCGGCGCTAGAGGCCCTTTGGCGCGGGCTTGGAACCGTTTAG
- a CDS encoding M20 aminoacylase family protein → MSAPLTIDAEEHAMLVALRHDLHAHPELGFEEERTAEIVAQKLTEAGISVDRGLGKIGVVGTLTVGNGTGRIALRADMDALAMPETGNPPYKSTQDGKMHACGHDGHTTMLLGAARHLAATRNFSGTVHFIFQPAEEGRGGAKAMIDDGFYDKFPVDRVYGLHNMPGLDPDEMAVVSGPQLASSDSWEVTFTGVGTHGAKPHLGRDPITAAGQFLAAIHAIVARVVDPLQPAVVSACALEAGDFKALNVIPNTARVAGTARAYTPGVRDQLEAEIGTVAHGIAAAFGVTASYSFTRRIPPVVNDAETTARALSAAQTALGNGNIRTEFPPSTAGDDFAFFSQDVPGCYVWLGNGPAVDGALHHNTGYDFNDAAIAPGMAFWTRLVEVELPA, encoded by the coding sequence ATGTCTGCGCCCCTCACGATTGACGCTGAAGAACACGCCATGCTGGTGGCCCTGCGCCATGATCTACACGCGCACCCCGAACTGGGGTTCGAGGAAGAGCGCACGGCAGAGATCGTCGCCCAAAAGTTGACAGAGGCAGGTATTTCTGTCGATCGCGGCCTTGGCAAAATCGGCGTTGTGGGGACGTTGACCGTAGGCAATGGGACCGGACGCATAGCGCTTCGCGCCGATATGGACGCGCTCGCGATGCCAGAGACAGGCAATCCGCCCTACAAGTCCACCCAAGACGGGAAAATGCACGCCTGCGGCCACGACGGGCATACAACCATGCTTTTGGGGGCCGCGCGGCATCTGGCGGCGACGCGAAACTTCTCGGGCACGGTTCATTTCATCTTCCAGCCCGCGGAAGAGGGGCGCGGGGGCGCCAAGGCGATGATTGACGATGGGTTCTACGACAAATTCCCGGTGGACCGCGTCTATGGCCTTCACAATATGCCCGGTCTCGACCCCGATGAGATGGCGGTGGTGAGCGGGCCGCAATTGGCCTCTTCCGATAGTTGGGAGGTCACGTTCACAGGCGTTGGCACCCACGGCGCGAAACCGCATCTGGGCCGTGATCCGATCACCGCTGCGGGGCAGTTTCTGGCCGCGATCCACGCGATCGTGGCCCGTGTCGTGGACCCGTTGCAGCCCGCCGTGGTCAGCGCCTGCGCGTTGGAGGCGGGGGATTTCAAGGCGCTGAACGTCATCCCCAACACGGCACGGGTTGCGGGTACTGCACGGGCATACACCCCCGGGGTCCGCGACCAGCTGGAGGCCGAGATTGGCACCGTCGCCCACGGTATCGCGGCGGCTTTTGGGGTGACGGCAAGCTACAGTTTCACGCGGCGCATTCCGCCCGTGGTCAATGACGCCGAGACCACTGCGCGGGCGCTGTCTGCGGCGCAAACGGCCCTAGGAAATGGCAACATCCGCACGGAATTTCCGCCCTCAACCGCAGGGGATGACTTTGCGTTTTTCTCGCAAGACGTGCCGGGGTGCTACGTTTGGTTGGGCAACGGTCCGGCGGTGGACGGCGCGTTGCACCACAACACCGGCTACGATTTCAACGATGCCGCTATCGCGCCGGGCATGGCGTTCTGGACGCGGCTGGTCGAGGTGGAATTGCCCGCCTAA